In the genome of Bremerella sp. JC817, the window CTAAAAGCCAGCAGCAAATGCCGCAGCTCGGACGCCAGGCAATGTTGTTCTATGCGGCCATTGCCGTGATCGGCGCCATCTATCTCATCTACTTTGGCCTGGGGGTTCGCTTTACCGGCCGAGATATGAAGAGAATGCCTGACGTTTAAAATGACCGGCCAGCTCTTTCGCAAGCTCGAAAGGATCGCGATGATCATTTGCCCATGTTCGATGCATCGACAGGTGGTCTGACCGTGTTCTCCTCTTTTTCCGCTCGCGATGTACGGTATAAAGGTGCCCATGAGCTTCTTCAATATCGCCGGCATCCTGGTGGCCCTTGTAGCGGGCTTTGCGTACATCAATCACAGACTGCTCAAGCTACCCACAACGGTAGGCTTGATGTTGTTGGCCATGCTGCACGCGGTGGTCCTGCTGTTGATTGATTGGGTCGCACCCGAGGTGGGCGCTCTGGCCGCTGCCGAGACGCTCGTCGGTTCGATCGACTTCGACCAGACGCTAATGGAAGGGATGCTCGGCTACCTGCTATTTGCCGGGGCGTTGCACGTCGATCTCAATGACCTTCGAAAACAGTCTGCGGCGATCGCTTTGCTGGCGACCGTCGGCGTCCTCGCGACCACGTTCATCGTCGGTGGGCTCACGTATTTCATCACCGGCTGGCTCGGTATCGAAGTCCGCTTTATCTATTGCCTGATCTTCGGGGCGATTGTCGCGCCAACCGACCCGATCGCCGTCTTGGGGATCGTGAAGAGTCTCGGCGCCCCCAAGCCGCTAGAGACGAAGATCGCAGGCGAATCGCTGTTTAACGATGGCGTGGGTGTGGTGGTGTTCATCGCGCTTCTCGGGATTGCAGGGCTGGGGCAGCATGGTGATTCGTATGAAGTCTCCGACAACCACCACGAGCCGAGTCACGTCGCTGCCCTGACAGAAGATGGTGCAGGCGAACAACCTGGCGCCGATAGCGATCCGCCAAACGACACGCCTGATGTAACATCGGATGCAGAAGAACATGAAAGCGAACCTTCGCACGATGCTGAAGGCCTCCACGAGAAGTCGGAGACAACCGTCATGGATGTCGTCAAGCTCTTTGCCCTGGAAGCAGGGGGCGGACTTGCACTCGGCCTCGTGTTGGGGATGGTGGCGTTCTTACTGCTACGAACCATCGATCATTACGCGACTGAGATTTTGCTATCGCTGGCGGTCGTGACCGGCGGGTATGCCTTGGCCATGACGCTGCACTTGTCGGGGCCATTGGCAATGGTCGTCGCAGGTCTAATCCTGGGGAACCATGGCCGAACGCTGGCGATGTCCGACAAGACCCGCGAGCACCTGGACACGTTTTGGGAATTGGTGGATGAACTGCTGAACGCGGTGCTGTTCGTGCTGATCGGGCTAGAGGTGTTGGTGCTCTCGTTTCAGGTGCCGTATCTGCTGGCCGGGGCCCTGGCGATTCCCGCCGCGCTGCTGGCGAGGTTTCTTTCTGTCGGCATCGTGTTGAACGGCTTGAAGAAGGTGACCGGCCGAGAGTTCACGCCGCACGCGATCAAGGTCCTGACTTGGGGCGGCCTGCGCGGTGGGATCAGTGTGGCACTCGCGCTATCGCTCAAGGAAGAGATCCATGCCCAGCAATCGCAGTACGACAACATCGGCGAACTCGTCCTGACAATGACCTACGTCGTCGTCGCCTTCTCCATCCTCGTCGGCGGCCTGACCATGGGGCCGATGCTCCGCCGACTTGGGCTCGCAGGCCAAGGCGAAGCAGACACCCACTAAACTTCTGGGTGCGAACACGTCAGCGCTGTATTGCGGCAACCTACTCCTGATTGATCGTACCTACCCACTTCACACTGGCCAGAGGCCAGTGGCACGCGAAGCTGGTGTTAGTTAGGTGTTGGCAGTGCCACCCATCCGTTTGGAGACAGAAGCCGAATTTCTGCTTCCGTCCCCTTTTAAAGAAAGCGTTGATGAGGCCGTAGAGCAGATTAAAAATAAGGCGGATGAAAAAGTTAAGTCATAACGTCCCTTAGAGTAATCTATACAAGACTGGCAAGGGCCTGCATTCTAGAAGTTGGAAAATGGTCTAAACTTGTCCCGAATACGACAAATTCGATATCGCCTTTTATTCATGTGTTTTTGAATAACTCGGTATCCAGAATTCGCCCGAGTAGGGAAATGGTTTACCAAGTGGCCAAAAGACGAATTCACCATTCGGTCCACGTAGCCAACTACAAAACCCGTCTGGAGGACGATAAACATTTTCAAGTGGCAGGTTTGTGTAGTGAGCTAGAATGCTTACGTATTCTTCAAGATTCCAGTCATCGAGAGGAAAACCGTCGACTGTCGAATGCCATTGAATCGCCGTGTATAGATTTGTCCCATCAAGTGTAAAGAGATTCGCTTGGGACTCCTGGCCAAGTAGTTTCGCCTCGTAGACCGTCTTCGCTACTAGCTCGTCAAATTGGCGGGGGTGAAGCGATATCTTTGAAAGGCATTTGGTGCGACTCTGAAATAGTTTGGCATGCACGCCGTTTTCCAAAAAATCTGCGATAAAGCCAATGGAACCAGCGCGAATTGCGATTACTCCGTACTTGATTTCATCCTTGAGATCGAATTGACACTCCAGATCGTCGGGAGTTTGGACCTGAAAAACCCAAACTGAACCTGGGCAATAGTCGGGACAGTAACCACAGGCTGCAGAAAGTTGTAGCCAGTGATGAAGTATCTGATACCTTCGTATGAAGTCATCTGTGAGTATTGTACCAAGGCCGGGATTTCTCCGATCAAACGGCAGCGAAAGCTCCTTGTACATTAGCCCAAGAAGTATCTTGGCCAACCATTTGTAAATGTCAAAGTGTGATAGTCGGCGGGCAACATTGATGCCATTCTGTACTGCTGTTCTAATTCGGCCTTCTAGCGGTGCAAACCGATCCGTGTTGCATTGAATGCAGCAGGGAATCACTAGCCTGCGGTATTGAATTGATGTGCGGTTCAGCAATACCAACTCTTGGTTCCAAAGGTTGAATTGTCTCTGCATCCAAGCTGGAATAATGTGCTCATCCGCTCGGTTTGAGGCATTCAATTCCTTTGCACAGATGAAGCACACATCGGACCGGTATGGATGAGTAATGACAGCCCGCAAATGAGCTTCAGCATCAAACGTCATATAGTCATACCTGTACGCCAAAAAGTGCTATAGGATGGACACTGACAAATCAACCGTGTTCATTAGTCATGAAGGAGTATTCGTCAATGTTGGCGAAAAAGTAATCGCGCAAGATTGTGCGTTCCGCTTCTTAGTGTCGCTAGTGCGAGAAGCATCGATCTCTTGACCTAAGTTCATGAGCAGTAATGCTACTAGGCACTGTCCCGTAATTGATATGTTCTTGCCCAGGCATATCTGGCAACCTTCCCGAGTTACCGACCAAAGTGACTCAAGGAAGGAAGCCAAGTGTCGCGTCATGATCTCATGGATGACCAGTGGAATGCAATCCGGGATTTCTTTCCGGCTCAGTTTTCGAGGCGGTCAGGCAGGCCGTGGGCCGACCATCGGCGTATTGTGAATGCGATTCAGTGGATCTTGCACACGGGCCGTCCGTGGCGAAGCTTGCCGGCGAATTTCGGCAGTTGGCAGACCGCCTACAATCGTTTCCGACGCTGGCTCAACAACGATTTGTGGGACGAAGTTTACGCGGTATTGCTACATCAGGCGGATGCCTGCGGGAATGTCGTTCGCTCGCTGTGGTGCGTTGACGCAGCGGGGATTCGAGCTCATCGCTGAGCGTCCGGCATGTTACCGCAAAGCGCGGAGAACGACGAAATGAACGTACTAGGAAGGTCTCGCGGCGGATACGCGACAAAGCTTTACGTGCTCACCGATGCCAACGGCCTGCTGCTGTCGTGCACTGCCTCACCTGGCCAATGACACGCGTCCCAGGAACTCCAGCGACTGTTGGCCAACAGCCTGTTTCCCGTGGACTGGATCGGTCATCGACCACAAGCTATAGCTGGCGACAAGGGCTATGGCTCCGCTGAAATCCGCGAGCACAGTGCACGAAAGCGAATCCAGGCCGCGATTCCAAGCAAGAGCAACGAAACCCCGGGGGAGGACTTCAATCTCAAAGCCTAGCGACGAAGAAACATCGCGGAGTTGGCCATCGGTTGGCTCAAAGAATCTCGCCCTGTCTTCGTTCGGTACAACAAACTAACCTCGTCCTACCAACTAGCCTTCGTCCAGCTTCCTGTCATGCGGCGACAGTTGCGGTATGTTTAAGGGACGGGGTCTGGGTATTGCCAGTGCCACCCAGCCGTGACGGTAGGGCTGATTTCGTCGACATAAGCTGTTTGTTGCTTGAGAATTGTTTGGTCGCCATGGGAAGATTGCATTTTCTTCGCCGATTCAGAATTCTAACGCTGCTGGCTCTCATGGCTGTGTTGTCTGAAGTATGTGCGGTCTCATCATACTATGTCCGTCTACCTAGCGAATATCCACAAGTCCGTATTTCGAAAATGATCACTCATAGGAATGGGCATGAACAAGTCGGAATCAGCTTGTTTGTGTACTTTGAGCCAGATAACGCTGTAGAGCACTATACTGACACCCTGCCGCTGGGAACGCTTAATTACGCTTACGAGAACTCGTTAGCTCGTCCCTATCAGTTTCACGAAGAACTACTCGGAACTCCAAAGGAACATACCGTCCAAGAGATTCCTCCTGTTTTTGAAGCGCGGTACAAGGAGTTATTGGCACGAATCTCCCAAGAGTGTGATATCAGCAAGCAGCCTTCGGGATGGCGACAAACTGTCTTGCTAGGGAACGACTATCCAGCCTTTTCTGAGTTCCAAAGAGATTACGAAGCGCAATTCACGCTACGAGAGACGGCAACTCGACCATAAGAAGCAGTTTTCGACAAAACGATAATACCAGACACAGAACCCTCTCTTTGACCAACTCAATACTCACAGGAAAGCAGCTATCCGCAGGGGCCACTTGAAGTTAGTAACGATTCTATAAGAGCTATCTCGCTCAAGCGATTTGCGTAGCGGCTGGCAGTTTTTAGGTTGGGCAGGCCGCACCTTGGTCGCAGCGGCTCTGTTTGGTTGCAATTCGGTGGGATTCATCGATCTTCAGGCGGATGGAATCGCCACCGGTCTTAGGGGATGTCGGTTTCATTCTCCATATTTCCATCAAACAGGCCCCTGGGTCCCGCGTTCTTTAGCCCGGTGAGGAATTGCGAGGGATTCATTGCAAATTTACCTTTGCCAAAAAGGTTTAGTGTGGGGAGATTACTTGCCATACTGTAAGAGTCGTACGGCGGGCACGTTTAGAACGTACTTCTCGGAAGTTGATTGTGATGCGAACGATTGTTGTTCTGTTGGTCTTGCTGATTTTGCCAGGGAGAGTGACCTGGGGAGATGACGCGGGGCGCCAGCGCTGGGCAATCATTGCGACGAGCGAGATTGCTGAGATAGGGCTTGTCGAACTGCTAACGGCCCAGCTTTCCCGTCGCGAAGCGATTCAACTTGTCGAACGCGAAGACTTGTCGCTGGCGACGCGCGAGCTGGAACTCTCGGCGCTGCTGAGTCCTGAAAATGTCTTGAAGCGGCTACAGCTAGGCAAGACGCTTAGAACGAATGCCATGCTACTTCTTTCAATGGAAAGCGAAGACGCACGCCAGATCGTGCGTGCGGTTGTATGCGATGCGGATCTCGGGGTTCGACTTTGGCAGGCACGTTTCGTCTACAACGGCCAGGCAGATATCGAAAGTCTGGCCGCTCAGTGCGTTCGTTCAGTGGACGAAGTGCGGCAGCAATTTCCCGAGGGCGTCGAGCACATCATTGCGATTCCTCCCTTTCTATCGGAAGACTTTGGCATTCGATTCCAATATCTACAGACCCGCTGCCAAGACCTGGTGACCAGTTCTTTGATGGCGCGGCCTGGGGTGGCGTTGCTGGAGATCGACGAAGCGCATGCGCTGCTGCGTGAGCACGAATTGACGTTCGGGGAGGGTATCACGCGTCCAATCGCGACCTTCGTGCAGGCTCGTTTTCAGGTGACCTCGTCGAATGCGATGCAGCATTCGATCAAGCTGAATATCGACCTGACGCATGGCGAACAGCCGGGTAGATCGCTTGAGAAGACGGTTTCCTTGGAGGCCTTGGACGCCTGGCTGCTAACCGAATTTAGTGAACATGTGCTGCGTGAGGTGGCGAACCGGCCGGCCAGGCTGTCGGCAGAGATGCAGAAAGAGATTTTAAGTCGTCATGCGCGTCGATTCGCCGAACTGGGAGACTGGCAGCATTCAGTCGCCCTGCGCGAGGCGGCTTTGGTTTTAGATCCGAATGACGCGCTGCTGAGGGCGCTTGCCATCTGCGAATATCAGTATCGAAATCAGCCAGATCCAGATCGGATCTGGCTGTTGTCGCAGAACTTTCGAAAGCGATCGCTCAGCGAACGAGAAAACGAATATCGGCACGCTGCGAATGACATGCGTGTTGGTTTTCAGCACCTGGCCTACCTGATTCGGAATCGGCTAATCGGTCGCATCGATGCGATCGGCATGCTCGGGAAGCATGCATATTTTGATACGTCAGCCGTGCGGGCGGCAACGCATAACGATCCGCAACAGGTTGAACTGTTGCAGCCTGCCTGCGCGGCGCAACGAGAGTTTCTGCGTGACGTTTATCCCTTGATCGGCGAATTGCCCGACGAACGTCTCTTGCCGACGCACTTAAGCGATCCGTTCTATGGCGGTCGTTACGAGTTGACCAATCTTGTGACAAAGGACGTGGCGTTCAACCACTACGACGCGGCGTCGCTGGCCAGCCTGCGAGAGACACTCTTGCGGCTTCTGCCAGCAAATGATCCGACCACGGACAACATGCTGGGGCTATTCTCCAGCACGCTGGTCCCCCAGCCAGGTTCCGCGGAACATGATGCTTGGGCCAGGTTGATTGCCGACTTATGGCAATCGGATCGCGAACTGGCACGCCTTTACGGCCACTTCGCCTATGCGGTTGATAAGAATCGACGTGAGCGTTCCCGAGGCGAGCTTGAATCGATGCTGGCAGAAGTTGCACGCCTTGACCGAACCAGTGAACCGATTCAGCGCGTGATCAATCTGCAACTGGTGCGTCCCCCGAAGCAATCGCCGCGTGCACTGACGGCACCCCCACCTCGCGGAAACTTCGGTCCGACAGGAAGAATGGAGTTCGAGCCGATCGCTTTGGTAGTATCCGGCGAAGAAGGGGAGACACCTCCGCTTTTGACAGGCATGCTCCGCTGCGGCACCAAAGATGTTTATTGGTCGGACGAACGCTTTTTCGTCATGGACGAGCCAGGCATCCTGAGGGAACGGAAGTTGACCGACGCCACCGCCGATCATCCCTTGTACTGGGAGGTCGCTTGGGACGGCGCATGCATCTGGCTGCATGTCCACGGGGAAGGCATTCTTGTTCTCCGCTCCGATGGAACGCGGCTGGCATCGTTCGAGGGAATGCTCCCTGACTATTCCAA includes:
- a CDS encoding sodium:proton antiporter, translated to MSFFNIAGILVALVAGFAYINHRLLKLPTTVGLMLLAMLHAVVLLLIDWVAPEVGALAAAETLVGSIDFDQTLMEGMLGYLLFAGALHVDLNDLRKQSAAIALLATVGVLATTFIVGGLTYFITGWLGIEVRFIYCLIFGAIVAPTDPIAVLGIVKSLGAPKPLETKIAGESLFNDGVGVVVFIALLGIAGLGQHGDSYEVSDNHHEPSHVAALTEDGAGEQPGADSDPPNDTPDVTSDAEEHESEPSHDAEGLHEKSETTVMDVVKLFALEAGGGLALGLVLGMVAFLLLRTIDHYATEILLSLAVVTGGYALAMTLHLSGPLAMVVAGLILGNHGRTLAMSDKTREHLDTFWELVDELLNAVLFVLIGLEVLVLSFQVPYLLAGALAIPAALLARFLSVGIVLNGLKKVTGREFTPHAIKVLTWGGLRGGISVALALSLKEEIHAQQSQYDNIGELVLTMTYVVVAFSILVGGLTMGPMLRRLGLAGQGEADTH
- a CDS encoding transposase, whose amino-acid sequence is MDDQWNAIRDFFPAQFSRRSGRPWADHRRIVNAIQWILHTGRPWRSLPANFGSWQTAYNRFRRWLNNDLWDEVYAVLLHQADACGNVVRSLWCVDAAGIRAHR